CGCCTGAACCAGTCGCTCCGGGGCTGCCCACTGTGGTGGACGGCCGGCTCAACCTCGCCGACTTCGGCGAACGCACCGGGGTGACCCTGCCGATCGGGCCGTACGAGACGGTCGGCGGGTACGTGATGGCGGCGCTGGGTCGGTTGCCGGTCGTCGGTGACGAGGTTCCGGTGGCAGCCGAGGAGCCGGCCGGCGGTGGGCCACAGCAGGAAGGCACGCCGGGCGGCTGGTCGTTGCGGGTGCTCGCACTGGAGGGGCGGCGGGTGGCCCGGGTAACCGTCTCCGCCGCGCGGCCGCCCGCGCCGCGACGCACGGTCACCGCCCCCGGGCTGGCGGGCCGTGGCCGACCCGCCGGCCCGTCATGACGTGAGCCGGGTGTTGCTGACAGAATTGCCGGCATGTCCGACGTACCCGCTCGCCCGCGCGTCTTCTCCGGCATCCAGCCGACGGCCGACTCGTTCCACCTCGGAAACTACCTGGGCGCGGTGCAGCACTGGGTGGCGTTGCAGGAGACTCACGACGCGTTCTACTGCGTCGTCGACCTGCACGCGATCACCGCCGGGCACGAGCCGAAAGTGTTGGCCCAACGCACCCGGACAGCCGCCGCGCAGCTGCTTGCCGTCGGCCTGGACCCGGACCGTTGCACGCTCTTCGTGCAGTCCCAGGTGCCCGAGCACGCCCAACTGGAGTGGGTGCTGGGTTGCATCACCGGGTTCGGCGAGGCCAGCCGGATGACCCAGTTCAAGGACAAGTCGCAGAAGCAGGGCAACGAGCGGGCCAGCATCGGCCTGTTCACCTACCCGATCCTCCAAGCCGCCGACATCCTGCTCTACCAGGCCAACGCGGTGCCGGTCGGGGAGGACCAGCGTCAGCATCTGGAACTCTCCCGGGACCTGGCCCAGCGGTTCAACTCGCTGTTCGGGCCGACGTTCACGGTGCCCGCGCCGCACATCGTCAAGGACACCGCGAAGATTACCGACCTGCAGGACCCGGCAGCCAAGATGTCGAAGTCGTCGTCTTCCCCGGCCGGGATCGTGCTGCTGCTCGACGATCCGGCCCGCTCGGCGAAAAAGATCCGCTCCGCGGTCACCGACACCGGCCGCGAGATAGTCTTCGACGCCGAGACCAAGCCGGGCGTCTCCAACCTGCTCACCATCTACGCCGCGATGTCCGGCCGGAGCATCGACGACCTGGTCGCCGCGTACGCTGGCAAGGGCTACGGCGACCTGAAGAAGGACCTGGGCGAGGTGGTGCGCGAGTTCGTCACGCCGATCCAGGAGCGCACCCGGGGCTACCTCGACGACCCGGCCCAGCTGGACAAGCTGCTCGCCGCGGGCGCGGAGAAGGCGCGGGCGGTGGCCGCGCCCACGCTGCGGGCCGTGTACGAGCGGGTGGGCTTCTTCCCTCCCGTTCGCGGCGAGTAGCCTCGCGCCGCGTACGGGTGTGGTCGTGAAGTCGGTGGCCGGAGGGGTGGCGCGAGGCGTGGATCTCAGGGACGGGGCGCCGACGGTCGGTGACACCATCCAGATCGGCATCGCCGTGGACATTCCCGAACCGTGGGGCGAACTGCTCACCCGCCGCCGGGTGGCGGCGGGTGACCAGCAGGCCGTCCCCGCGCACGTGACGCTGCTCGGGCCGACCGAGATCCCGGTCGCCACGCTCCCGGCCGTCGAGCGGCACCTTGACACGGTCGCCGCCGCTCACCTGCCGTTCACCCTGCACCTGCGCGGCACCGGCACGTTCCGGCCGGTCACTCAGGTGGTGTTCGTCGCGGTCGCCGCCGGTATCGGCGAGTGCGAGCTGCTCGCCGCGGCGATCCGCGCCGCGCCCGAGCTGTACCGGGAGGCCCGTTTCCCGTACCACCCGCACGTCACGGTCGCGCAGGACGTCGCGCCGGAGGCACTGGACCAGGTGTACGAGGATCTGGCCGACTTCTCGGCGATGTTCGAGGTGGAGGCGTTCACCCTGTTCTCGCACAGCGGGCAGGCGCGCTGGCAGCCCCGCCGGGACTTCCGGCTCGGCGGCTGAGACGACCGGCCGCGGTCGGTGCGTCGGTGCGGCCGGGACGTAGGCGCGGCGGCCCGGGTGCCAGCAGGTCGCGCCCCGCGCCCGCGACGCGCCGCCTGACGAGGGCGGGTGGGTGGTTGCCCCCGCGCGGGCGGAAGATCGGCGAGGATGACGGCGTGAACGTGTTCGGTCGTATCGAGGCGGACATCGACCGGCGGATCGGCGGCGTGCGCCGCCGGTACGGCGCGATCGACCACGTGTGGCGGGCCGGTGTGCTCTACAACGACATGCTCGCCGGCCGGTTGGCCGCCGCGATCGCGTACTACGGTTTCTTCGCGGTCTTCGCGCTGGCGCTGGTGGCCTACTCCGTCTTCGGCGCGATCCTGGAGGGCAACGACGAGGTCACGGCCGCCGTCGACGGCTTCCTGCGGGAGAACCTGCCGTTCCTGGACCCGAAGCAGATCGCCGAGAGCAGCGGCACCGTCGGGGTGGTCGGCCTGATCATCCTGGTGTTCACCGGTGTCGGCTGGGTGCAGGCGATCCGCTCGTCCCAGCGGCTCATGTACGGCTTCGACCAGCAGCCGGGCAACCTGGTCGTCCGTCGGTTGGTCGACCTCGGCGTACTGCTCGTCGTGTTCGTGCTGCTCGGTGTCTCGGTGGCGGCCGTCGACGCGCTGGAGTCGCTGCTGCGGTTCCTGCTGCGCAGCACCGGCTCGGTCGGCCTGACCACGGTCAGCGCGGTGCTCAGCGTGCTGGTGAACGTCGTGCTGGCGACCCTGCTGCTGGTGGCGGTGCCGAGGTTGCGACTGAGCCGATCCCGGCTGCGCCCGGTGGTGCTGCTCGTCGCGGTCGGCATCACCCTGCTGAACACCGTGGGGCGTCACTACGTGGTGCGGACCGAGCGGAACCCGGCGTACACGGTGGTCGCCGGGGCGGTGGGCCTGCTGCTCTACCTCTACCTGCTCAACCAGCTGGTGCTCTTCGGCGCGGCGCTGGCCGCGACCAACCGGCGGGGGCGGGTGGTGGACCTGGCGAGAGGGCCGGCACGGGTGGACCCGGACACTGCCACCGACCCCGGCATCCCGGGTGGTGCCGGCTGAACCGGCGGGAGGAGAGAACAGGTGCGGATCGCGGTTGACCCGGATTCGTCGGTGCCACCGTACGAACAGTTGCGCACGCAGGTCGCGGCGCAGGTGGGGGATGGTCGCCTGACGGTCGGCACCAGGCTGCCGACCGTCCGGCGACTCGCGGCGGACCTCGGTCTGGCGGTGAACACGGTGGCTCGGGCGTACCGGGAGCTGGAGGGGGCCGGGCTGGTCGAGACGCGGGGGCGGCACGGCACGTTCGTCGCGCCCGGCCGCGATGATGCCACCGACCGGTTGCAGCGGGCCGCCGCCGAGTACGCGGGGACGGCGGTCCGGCTGGGGGTGCCACCCGAGGCTGCGCTTGCCCTGGTCCGGGCGGCGCTGGCGGTTCGGCCGGGCTGACCCGGCGGACGACCGGAGTCGACGACCTGCGACGGGTCTGGACGGCCCGCTGGACGCCGCTCATGTCCCGTGACACGTCCGGGTGAAGGCTTCTGACCGCCGGCATCAAGGGTCCATGTCATGCCGGCGGCACGGAACGGATCTTGTCGGTACCCGAACCAGGGATGAGGCGACGAACCGGGTATCCGTCCTGGTGCCGGCGACGATGATGGGCGGGTGGGCGCTCTCGTGACACTCGACCTGCCGGACGACTCGCCGATGCTCGGCCTGCCGTGGATCATCACCTTCGGTCCGCTCGGTGACGCCGACGAATGGGAGGCGGTGGTCTGCGGCCCGTACGAGCGATCGCACGCGCTGGCCCTCGGCGAGGCGGTGGTCGCCGAGGAACAACTGATGGCGGTCGTCGAGCCGCTGTTGCCCGCGCTCTCGGTCGACGAGATCCGGGGTGAGATCGCCGCCGCGCAGATCGCCGCCGAAGACGAGGCGGCCCAGATCGACAGTGCCGACCTGTACGGCGACTTCGAGGACACCATCGACGAGGAACTGGAGGCGGCGGCAGAACGGGATCGGCGTGTTGGTCCGGCGACGCCGCCGAGCGAGGGGGAGCTGCGGGCCGGCTTCGCGCGCATCGCGGCCCGCCTGCCCGGTGTCGAAGGCTGACCCTGCGTCACCGGAGTCGACAGATCCAGGCCGGTGTCGGCGCTGTCGTCGTCCTCGGCCCACGGCCCGTCGACCGGGGACCGGCATGCGGCCGTACCCGGCCGACGCGCGGTCGTCAGCGGTGGAGGATGGCCCACCGGCGCCCCGGGAACGGTCTTCCCGGGGCGCCGGTGCCACCTCACCCCCCACCACAAGGGGTCGGTAGCCCAGCCGCCCGCCGGCGCGGAGCACTGCGGACGACCAGGTCGACAAGGGCTTACCCGCTCAGCGCAGTTCAAACCACGCGGTGGCGTCGACCGGTTGTCCATCACTGGGGCCGAACCGACCCGGGACCGGCCGCCGGAGCGCAGGAGGGCGCGTCGTCGTTGATGCGAGAGGATGGGGGCGTGGAAGCTCTTCGACTCATCCTCCGGTACCTCCACCTCATCGGCTTCGCGTTACTGCTCGGCGGAGCGATCGTCCAGTACGTCACGGGCCGCCTCCGGATCAACTCGGCGATGCTCTGGGGCGCGTGGACGATGCTGCTGACCGGTATCGCCCTGTCCGCCCCACTGCGCGACGGGGACGAGCCGGCCCCCGCGAAGCTTGTTACCAAACTGGTGCTCGCGTTACTGATCTTTGTCATGGTCTTCTTTTCCCGCAAGCGGGAGGTGGTCAACCGGGGGCATTTCCTCGCGATCACCGGGTTGACCCTGGTCAACGCCGCAGTGGCGGTCTTCTGGCGGTAACGTCCGACAGGAGAGAGCCATCCGGAAACAGACGTTCGTCGCACCCGAACACCATCCACCGGCACGGAGCGTGATCTACCCCAGCGCAGATTACGTCGGGGTAACAGGCGGTCAACAGTCTCATGCACGCCTGTCGGCCAGTGGAGGGGGTGGGCGTACGCTCTGCGTCCGTAACGTGGGACGCCGGCGGCACAGCGCAGGCCGGTGTACAAGGGCTGCTCACCGCGAACACCGCGGTGAGCAATGGAAGGAGACGTCTTGCGCTCGGTGCGTGGGATGCGGATCGCCTCGGTCTTCGCGGTGGGTGGCCTCGTGCTGGCTGCCGCCGCGTGTGGTGAGGCTCCCGAGGAGAACAACAACGCCGGCGGCGGGAAGAAGTTCAGCGCCTGCATGGTGACCGACACTGGCGGCATCGACGACAAGTCGTTCAACACCTCGGCATGGCGGGGCCTGGAGGGGGCCAAGGCCGAGAACAGCGACGTCGACATCAAGTTCGTCGCGTCGAAGGCCGAGGCGGACTACGAGGTCAACCTGACCCAGTTCGTCAACCAGGGATGCGACTTCATCCTGGCCGTCGGCGGCCTGATGGGTGGCGTCACCTCCAAGATCGCCCAGGCGCACCCGGACCAACAGTTCGGCATCGTCGACACCAAGGTGGCGGAGAGCAACGTCTACCCGATGCAGTTCGACACCGCCCAGGCCAGCTTCCTCGCCGGCTACCTGGCAGCCGGCCTGAGCAAGACCGGCACGGTGGGTACGTACGGCGCGGTGAAGATCCCGCCCGTGACCGTCTTCATGGACGGCTATGCCGACGGCGTGGCGCACTACAACGAGGCCAAGGGCAAGAGCGTCAAGCTTGTCGGTTGGGACAAGGCCACCCAGGACGGCTCGTTCACCAACGACTTCGTCAAGCAGGACGAGGGCAAGAAGGTCAGCGACGCGCTGGTCGCCCAGGGCGCCGACATCGTGATGCCGGTCGCCGGCGCCGCCGGTCTCGGCACCACCAGTGCGGCCAACGCCTCGGGCGGCAAGTTCAACACCATCTGGGTGGACGTCGACGGCTGCGAGAGCACCCCGTACTGCCCGGTGATTATCACGACCGTGGTGAAGAACATCCCGGACGCCGTCAAGGAGGCCGTGCTCAAGGCCGCCGCCGGCGAGAAACTGGAGGCGAACCCGGGCTTCCTGGGCACGCTGGCCAACAACGGCGTGTCGCTCGCCCCGTACCACGATTTCGACAGCAAGATCCCGGCCGACCTCAAGGCCGAGGTCGACAAGCTGAAGGCGGACATCGCGGCCGGCACGATCAAGGTCGAGTCGCCGTCCTCTCCGAAGTGAAACGTCGCCAGCCACCCACGGTGAGATGATCATCATGGGTGGCCGGCGGGCGACAATGCGTGACGATCGGGCCGCTCCGGCGCCACCGGGATCCGTCCCCGGCGACGGGGCGGCCGATCGGTTCCACCCGCCCCCGTCCCGGCCGGCGGTCCGGCAGCTACGCTGCACCATCGCTTCGCACTCCAGGAGGTTGCGCTGAGACTCGAACTGCGCGGCATCACCAAGCGGTTCGGTGACCTGGTCGCCAACGACCACATCGACCTGACGGTGGAGCCTGGAGAGATCCACGCCCTGCTCGGCGAGAACGGCGCCGGCAAGTCGACCCTGATGAACGTGCTCTACGGGCTGTACCAGCCGGACGAGGGCGAGATCCTGGTCGACGGCGAGCCGCTGAAGCTGCGGGGCCCGTCCGACGCGATCGCGGCCGGGATCGGCATGGTGCACCAGCACTTCATGCTGGTGCCGGTCTTCACCGTGGCGGAGAACATCATGCTCGGCGCCGAGCAGGTCCGCGGTGGCGTCGCCGGCTTCCTGGACCGCCGGCGGGCCCGGCGCGAGGTCGCCGAGGTCTCCGAGCGCTACAACCTCCGGGTCGACCCGGACGCCGTCGTCGAGGACCTGCCGGTCGGCATCCAGCAGCGGGTCGAGATCGTCAAGGCGCTCACCCGCGACGTCGACCTGCTCATTCTCGACGAGCCGACCGCGGTGCTCACCCCGCAGGAGACCGAGGAACTGCTCACCGTCATGCGGTCGCTCAAGGCCGCTGGCAAGTCGATCGTCTTCATCACCCACAAGCTTGGTGAAGTCAAGGCCATCGCGGACCGGATCACCGTCATCCGGCGCGGAAAAACCGTCTGCACGGCCTTGCCCGAGGCGAGCCGCGACGAGTTGGCCGCGCTGATGGTCGGGCGCAGCGTCCGGCTGACCGTGGACAAGGAGCCAGCCACGCCCGGCGATCCGGTTCTGGAGGTTGCCGGGCTGGTGGTGGACGACGACCGGCAGGTGCGTGCGGTCGACGGCGTCGACCTGACGGTGCGCGCCGGTGAGGTGCTCGGCGTGGCGGGCGTGCAGGGCAACGGTCAGACCGAGCTGATCGAAGCGATCATGGGCCTGCGCCCGGTGATCGCCGGCTCGGTCAGCCTCGTCGGTGAGCGCATCGACGGCTGGTCGACCAAGAAGGTGCTCCGCGCGGGTGTCGGCTACGTGCCCGAGGACCGCAGCGTCGACGGGCTGGTCAAGGAGTTCAGCGTCGCGGAGAACCTGGTGCTGGACATCTACGACCAGCCGCCGTACGGCCGGGGCCTCGCGCTGCGGCCGGACGAGATCGCGAAGTCGGCGCAGGAACGGATCGACCAGTTCGACGTCCGCACCTCGTCGGCCGACGCGGCGGTGGGCACGCTGTCCGGCGGCAACCAGCAGAAGGTGATCGTGGCCCGGGAGCTGTCCCGGCCGCTGAAGCTCTTCATCGCCGCCCAGCCCACCCGCGGCGTCGACGTCGGCTCCATCGAGTTCATCCACAGCCGGGTCATCCGGGAACGCGACATCGGCACCGGCGTCCTGGTGGTGTCCAGCGAACTCGACGAGGTGATCGGCCTGGCCGACCGGATCGCGGTGATGTACCGCGGCCGGATCATCGGCGTCGTCGGCTCGGACACCCCGCGCGAGGAGATCGGCCTGCTGATGGCCGGCATCACCCCGGACAGCGCGCCCCGCACCGGCGCCGGCCCGACCGCCACGGACGGGGCGGAATCGACCGGCCCGGCCGCCACCGACGGCGCGGCTCCGGCCCCCGAGGGCCCTGGCAGCGAGGACAAGGCATGAGCAACCCGAACCCCGGCTCCCCGGACAAGGAGCCGGCGACCGAGGAGCAGGCCGCCCAGACGGCGCTCGGCAACACCGAGCGGGCCGAGGCGGAGACCATGCCGAGGGCCCCGGAGACCCCGGCGGCGAAGCCGTCCCTCGGGCGGCTCTTCCTGGACAATCTCTGGGCCGCCAACACCTTCACGGTGACCCTGCTGTCGCTGGTCCTCGCGATGGTTGTCGGCGCGATCCTGATGATCATTTCCGATCCGGAGGTGCTGGCCGCCTACGGTTACATCACCGCCCGCCCGTCGGATGCGATCAACTCCAGCTGGACCCTGGTCAGCGAGGCGTACGGGAACCTGTTCAAGGGTGCGATCTTCGACCCGGACGCGGTCGGGTTCAACGCGGCCATGAGCCCGATCTCGGAGACCCTGACCTATACCGCGCCGTTGGTCTTCACCGGCCTGTCCGTGGCGCTCGCCTTCCGGGGCGGCCTGTTCAACATCGGCGCCCAGGGCCAGGCCACCATGGGTGTCATCCTGGCCGCGCTGGCCGGCTTCCTGCTGCCGCTGCCACCGGGGCTGCACCTGCTCGTGGCGGTGCTCGCGGGTGCGCTCGGCGGGGCGATCTGGGGCTTCATCCCGGGGATCCTCAAGGCGCGCACCGGCGCGCACGAGGTGATCAACACGATCATGCTGAACTATGTCGCGGTGTACTTCCTGACCTGGCTGATCGTGCAGAACGGCGTGCAGGACCCGAACCGGACGGATGCGATCAGCAAACCGGTGGACGCCTCCGCGCAGCTGCCCCGCCTGCTTGGCGACAACCTCCGGGTGCACGGCGGGATCATCCTCGCGGTCCTGGTGACCTGGGCGGTCGCCTGGCTGCTGAACCGCTCGACGCTCGGCTTCGAGCTGCGCGCGGTGGGCGCCAACCCGGACGCCGCGCGTACTGCCGGCATCAGCGTCACCCGGACGTACGTGCTGATCATGGTCTTCGCCGGGGCGCTGGCCGGCCTCGGCGGGTCGCAGATGGTGCTCGGCACCACCGCCACCGCTCTGACCCCGCTGGTGGTCGCCCAGATCGGCTTCGACGGCATCCTGGTGGCGCTGCTCGGTCGGGTGCGGCCGTGGGGGGTGGCGCTCGCGGCGCTGCTCTTCGGCGCACTGCAGGCCGGCGGCAACCGGATGCAGGCGTACTCGGGGATCTCGCTGGAGCTGGTCACCGTGCTCCAGGCGTTGATCGTGATCTTCATCGCCGCACCGGCCCTGGTGAAGGCGATCTTCCAGCTCCGGGCCGCGCGGACCGCCCGGCTGCAAACGAGCCTCGCGAAGGGCTGGTGACGCGTGTCCACCATGGCTGTCGAGAGCGTCGCGGTCGCCCCGGTCGACGAGGGGTTCTGGACGCGTACCCGCAAGGTCGGCGTGGTGCTGGCCGCGCTCGGTCTGCTGGCGGCTGTGCTATTCGGGGCGCTGGCCACCGACCAGCAGGCCCGGTTCACGCTCAGCGAGGACGCCGCCGGCGCCGCGCTCCGGATCAACGGCACGCTGGGCGCGATCCTGTTCGGGGTGGTCGCGCTCGCTGCCGGCGTGGCGATGCTCGCCGGGCTACCGAAGCGCTGGTTCACGCTGGTGCTCGCCGTCGGCCTGGTCGCCTTCGTGCTGAGCTTTCTCTGCTGGCAGGTCTCCGCGGCCCCCACCGGGCAGAACTTCATGCCGCTGGTGAACATTGTTCGGGGCACCTTCATCCTGGCGTTGCCGCTGATCTTCGGCTCGCTCGCCGGCGTGCTCTGCGAACGCTCCGGCGTGGTCAACGTGGCCATCGAGGGGCAGCTGCTGATGGGCGCGTTCAGTGGCGCGCTCTTCGGCAGCGTCTCCGGCAACGTCTGGGTCGGCCTGGTCGCCGCGGCGATCGGCGGCGCTCTCATCTCGCTGCTGCTCGCGGTATTCGCCATCCGCTATCTGGTCGACCAGGTGGTCATGGGCATCGTGCTCAATCTGCTCGCGGTCGGGGTGACCGGCTTCCTCTACGAGCGGCTGATGCAGACCAACGCGCAGCGGTACAACAGCGCGCCGCGGTTCAGTAACTGGGAGATTCCGCTGCTGTCGGACATCCCGGTGCTCGGGCCCGCCCTGTTCCGCGCCAACATCTTCCTCTATCTCGGCCTGCTGCTCGTCCTGGTGATCCACATCGGGCTGTTCCGGACCCGGTGGGGCCTGCGGACCCGCTCGGTCGGCGAGCACCCGACCGCGGCGGACACCCTCGGCGTCAAGGTGCTACGGCTGCGCTACCGCAACGTGATTCTCGCGGGTGCGGTCGCCGGCATCGGCGGCGCGTCGTACACCCTGGCGCTCTTCTCGTTCACCAAGAACATGATCGGTGGTAAGGGCTTCATCGCTCTCGCGGCGTTGATCTTCGGCCGGTGGAGCCCGACCGGTGCGCTGCTCGCGGCGCTGTTCTTCGGGTTCGCCGACCAACTCGCCACCTACCTGGGCGCGATCAACAGCACGATCCCGAGCCAGTTCCTCGCCATGCTGCCATACCTGGCGACGATCCTGGCGGTGGCCGGCCTGGTCGGGAAGGTCCGGGCGCCGGCCGCCGACGGCAAGCCGTACATCAAGGGCTGACGGCCGCCGCGCGGGGCGGCGGCGCGCCCGGCCGAGCGAACCGCGCCGCCGCCCCGCGCGGCCGGGTAGGAGGTCCGGTCCCGGCAACCCGTGATGACGGGTTGATGGCTGAGTGACGGCGGCTGCCGTCCCAGCCACCGTCGGTACGCCGCCCCGGCGGCGACGGAACGGCCCGACTCGGCGGACCCGCCCGGGTTGTCGGGCCCGCCTGGTCGCCTGGGGTGGCCACGACTGAGCTCGAGAAATGGGGGAGAATCGGGGAATGGAGATCGACTGGGGGCGGCTGCGGGCGGCGGCGACCGAGGCCATGCGGCACGCGTACGCCCCGTACTCGAAGTTCCCGGTGGGGGCGGCCGCCCTGGTCGACGACGGCCGAGTCGTGGTCGGCTGCAACGTGGAGAACGCCGCGTACGGCATGACGCTCTGCGCCGAGTGCGGCGTGGTCTCCTCGCTGCACGCCACGGGCGGTGGGCGGATCGTGGCCCTGTCCTGCGTGGACGCCACCGGCGAGCCGCTGATGCCGTGCGGACGCTGCCGGCAGCTGCTCTGGGAGCAGGGCGGCCCGGAGTGCCTGGTCGAGGCGAAGGGCGGCCCGCTACGGATGGCCGAGCTGCTGCCGCACGCGTTCGACGTGGCCGACATCGAGGCGGTGACCGGGGGAAATCCGGTGCCGGTGGTGCCGGAGCGGCTGGCCGCCTGGCGCGGGCGGGGCACGGTGTTCGTGCATCCCGACCTGTCCGCCGGGCAGCAGGTCTGGACGGCGTACTGGGAGCGGGCGGCTGGGGACACCGAGGGCGCCGAGACCGGGGTGCTGGAGGAAGGCCCGAGC
The sequence above is a segment of the Micromonospora sp. WMMA1363 genome. Coding sequences within it:
- the trpS gene encoding tryptophan--tRNA ligase is translated as MSDVPARPRVFSGIQPTADSFHLGNYLGAVQHWVALQETHDAFYCVVDLHAITAGHEPKVLAQRTRTAAAQLLAVGLDPDRCTLFVQSQVPEHAQLEWVLGCITGFGEASRMTQFKDKSQKQGNERASIGLFTYPILQAADILLYQANAVPVGEDQRQHLELSRDLAQRFNSLFGPTFTVPAPHIVKDTAKITDLQDPAAKMSKSSSSPAGIVLLLDDPARSAKKIRSAVTDTGREIVFDAETKPGVSNLLTIYAAMSGRSIDDLVAAYAGKGYGDLKKDLGEVVREFVTPIQERTRGYLDDPAQLDKLLAAGAEKARAVAAPTLRAVYERVGFFPPVRGE
- a CDS encoding 2'-5' RNA ligase family protein, with protein sequence MKSVAGGVARGVDLRDGAPTVGDTIQIGIAVDIPEPWGELLTRRRVAAGDQQAVPAHVTLLGPTEIPVATLPAVERHLDTVAAAHLPFTLHLRGTGTFRPVTQVVFVAVAAGIGECELLAAAIRAAPELYREARFPYHPHVTVAQDVAPEALDQVYEDLADFSAMFEVEAFTLFSHSGQARWQPRRDFRLGG
- a CDS encoding YhjD/YihY/BrkB family envelope integrity protein — its product is MNVFGRIEADIDRRIGGVRRRYGAIDHVWRAGVLYNDMLAGRLAAAIAYYGFFAVFALALVAYSVFGAILEGNDEVTAAVDGFLRENLPFLDPKQIAESSGTVGVVGLIILVFTGVGWVQAIRSSQRLMYGFDQQPGNLVVRRLVDLGVLLVVFVLLGVSVAAVDALESLLRFLLRSTGSVGLTTVSAVLSVLVNVVLATLLLVAVPRLRLSRSRLRPVVLLVAVGITLLNTVGRHYVVRTERNPAYTVVAGAVGLLLYLYLLNQLVLFGAALAATNRRGRVVDLARGPARVDPDTATDPGIPGGAG
- a CDS encoding GntR family transcriptional regulator, giving the protein MRIAVDPDSSVPPYEQLRTQVAAQVGDGRLTVGTRLPTVRRLAADLGLAVNTVARAYRELEGAGLVETRGRHGTFVAPGRDDATDRLQRAAAEYAGTAVRLGVPPEAALALVRAALAVRPG
- a CDS encoding BMP family ABC transporter substrate-binding protein, with translation MRIASVFAVGGLVLAAAACGEAPEENNNAGGGKKFSACMVTDTGGIDDKSFNTSAWRGLEGAKAENSDVDIKFVASKAEADYEVNLTQFVNQGCDFILAVGGLMGGVTSKIAQAHPDQQFGIVDTKVAESNVYPMQFDTAQASFLAGYLAAGLSKTGTVGTYGAVKIPPVTVFMDGYADGVAHYNEAKGKSVKLVGWDKATQDGSFTNDFVKQDEGKKVSDALVAQGADIVMPVAGAAGLGTTSAANASGGKFNTIWVDVDGCESTPYCPVIITTVVKNIPDAVKEAVLKAAAGEKLEANPGFLGTLANNGVSLAPYHDFDSKIPADLKAEVDKLKADIAAGTIKVESPSSPK
- a CDS encoding ABC transporter ATP-binding protein → MDLTVEPGEIHALLGENGAGKSTLMNVLYGLYQPDEGEILVDGEPLKLRGPSDAIAAGIGMVHQHFMLVPVFTVAENIMLGAEQVRGGVAGFLDRRRARREVAEVSERYNLRVDPDAVVEDLPVGIQQRVEIVKALTRDVDLLILDEPTAVLTPQETEELLTVMRSLKAAGKSIVFITHKLGEVKAIADRITVIRRGKTVCTALPEASRDELAALMVGRSVRLTVDKEPATPGDPVLEVAGLVVDDDRQVRAVDGVDLTVRAGEVLGVAGVQGNGQTELIEAIMGLRPVIAGSVSLVGERIDGWSTKKVLRAGVGYVPEDRSVDGLVKEFSVAENLVLDIYDQPPYGRGLALRPDEIAKSAQERIDQFDVRTSSADAAVGTLSGGNQQKVIVARELSRPLKLFIAAQPTRGVDVGSIEFIHSRVIRERDIGTGVLVVSSELDEVIGLADRIAVMYRGRIIGVVGSDTPREEIGLLMAGITPDSAPRTGAGPTATDGAESTGPAATDGAAPAPEGPGSEDKA
- a CDS encoding ABC transporter permease, which produces MSNPNPGSPDKEPATEEQAAQTALGNTERAEAETMPRAPETPAAKPSLGRLFLDNLWAANTFTVTLLSLVLAMVVGAILMIISDPEVLAAYGYITARPSDAINSSWTLVSEAYGNLFKGAIFDPDAVGFNAAMSPISETLTYTAPLVFTGLSVALAFRGGLFNIGAQGQATMGVILAALAGFLLPLPPGLHLLVAVLAGALGGAIWGFIPGILKARTGAHEVINTIMLNYVAVYFLTWLIVQNGVQDPNRTDAISKPVDASAQLPRLLGDNLRVHGGIILAVLVTWAVAWLLNRSTLGFELRAVGANPDAARTAGISVTRTYVLIMVFAGALAGLGGSQMVLGTTATALTPLVVAQIGFDGILVALLGRVRPWGVALAALLFGALQAGGNRMQAYSGISLELVTVLQALIVIFIAAPALVKAIFQLRAARTARLQTSLAKGW
- a CDS encoding ABC transporter permease, which codes for MSTMAVESVAVAPVDEGFWTRTRKVGVVLAALGLLAAVLFGALATDQQARFTLSEDAAGAALRINGTLGAILFGVVALAAGVAMLAGLPKRWFTLVLAVGLVAFVLSFLCWQVSAAPTGQNFMPLVNIVRGTFILALPLIFGSLAGVLCERSGVVNVAIEGQLLMGAFSGALFGSVSGNVWVGLVAAAIGGALISLLLAVFAIRYLVDQVVMGIVLNLLAVGVTGFLYERLMQTNAQRYNSAPRFSNWEIPLLSDIPVLGPALFRANIFLYLGLLLVLVIHIGLFRTRWGLRTRSVGEHPTAADTLGVKVLRLRYRNVILAGAVAGIGGASYTLALFSFTKNMIGGKGFIALAALIFGRWSPTGALLAALFFGFADQLATYLGAINSTIPSQFLAMLPYLATILAVAGLVGKVRAPAADGKPYIKG
- a CDS encoding cytidine deaminase, giving the protein MEIDWGRLRAAATEAMRHAYAPYSKFPVGAAALVDDGRVVVGCNVENAAYGMTLCAECGVVSSLHATGGGRIVALSCVDATGEPLMPCGRCRQLLWEQGGPECLVEAKGGPLRMAELLPHAFDVADIEAVTGGNPVPVVPERLAAWRGRGTVFVHPDLSAGQQVWTAYWERAAGDTEGAETGVLEEGPSWDDPAEAITWGLARTPRVVVVDAAGTIFWAGEGEPPMEIPVRWG